One genomic segment of Homo sapiens chromosome 14, GRCh38.p14 Primary Assembly includes these proteins:
- the METTL17 gene encoding ribosome assembly protein METTL17, mitochondrial isoform 2 precursor (isoform 2 precursor is encoded by transcript variant 2) — protein sequence MAAALKCLLTLGRWCPGLGVAPQARALAALVPGVTQVDNKSGFLQKRPHRQHPGILKLPHVRLPQALANGAQLLLLGSAGPTMENQVQTLTSYLWSRHLPVEPEELQRRARHLEKKFLENPDLSQTEEKLRGAVLHALRKTTYHWQELSYTEGLSLVYMAARLDGGFAAVSRAFHEIRARNPAFQPQTLMDFGSGTGSVTWAAHSIWGQSLREYMCVDRSAAMLVLAEKLLKGGSESGEPYIPGVFFRQFLPVSPKVQFDVVVSAFSLSELPSKADRTEVVQTLWRKTGHFLVLVENGTKAGHSLLMDARDLVLKGKEKSPLDPRPGFVFAPCPHELPCPQLTNLACSFSQAYHPIPFSWNKKPKEEKFSMVILARGSPEEAHRWPRITQPVLKRPRHVHCHLCCPDGHMQHAVLTARRHGRDLYRCARVSSWGDLLPVLTPSAFPPSTAQDPSES from the exons ATGGCGGCGGCACTGAAGTGTCTACTGACATTAGGAAGATGGTGCCCCGGCCTTGGAGTGGCTCCCCAGGCCCGG GCGCTCGCCGCCTTAGTACCCGGAGTGACCCAGGTAGATAACAAGTCCGGTTTCCTGCAGAAGAGGCCTCATCGCCAGCACCCTGGCATCCTAAAGCTGCCGCACGTGCGGCTGCCACAGGCACTGGCTAACGGTGCCCAGTTATTGCTACTTG GGAGCGCTGGGCCCACTATGGAGAATCAGGTGCAAACACTGACCAGTTATCTCTGGAGCAGACATTTGCCTGTAGAGCCAGAGGAGTTGCAAAGACGGGCTAGGCATCTTGAGAAAAAATTCCTGGAAAACCCAG ACTTATCTCAGACAGAGGAGAAACTTCGTGGAGCAGTGCTACACGCACTACGTAAAACTACCTACCATTGGCAAGAACTGAG CTACACTGAGGGACTGAGCCTGGTGTATATGGCAGCAAGACTGGATGGTGGCTTTGCAGCAGTCTCCAGAGCATTCCATGAG ATCCGGGCTCGAAATCCAGCATTTCAGCCACAAACTTTGATGGACTTTGGCTCAGGTACTGGTTCTGTCACCTG GGCTGCTCACAGTATTTGGGGCCAGAGCCTacgtgaatatatgtgtgtggacAGATCAGCTGCCATGTTGGTTTTGGCAGAAAAACTACTGAAAG GTGGTTCAGAATCTGGGGAGCCTTATATTCCAGGTGTCTTTTTCAGACAGTTTCTACCTGTATCACCCAAG GTGCAGTTTGATGTAGTAGTGTCAGCTTTTTCCTTAAGTGAACTGCCCAGCAAGGCTGACCGCACTGAGGTAGTTCAAACCTTATGGCGTAAGACAGGTCATTTCCTG GTACTGGTGGAGAATGGAACAAAAGCTGGGCACAGCCTTCTCATGGATGCCAGGGATCTGGTCCTTAAG GGAAAAGAGAAGTCACCTTTGGACCCTCGACCTGGTTTTGTCTTTGCCCCG TGTCCCCATGAACTCCCTTGTCCCCAGTTGACCAACCTGGCCTGTAGCTTCTCACAGGCGTACCATCCCATCCCCTTCAGCTGG AACAAGAAACCAAAGGAAGAAAAGTTCTCTATGGTGATCCTTGCTCGGGGGTCTCCAGAGGAGGCTCATCGCTGGCCCCGTATCACTCAGCCTGTCCTTAAACGGCCTCGCCATGTGCATTGTCACTTGTGCTGTCCAGATGGGCACATGCAGCATGCTGTGCTCACAGCCCGCCGGCACGGCAG GGATTTGTATCGTTGTGCCCGTGTCAGCTCCTGGGGAGATCTTTTACCTGTGCTTACTCCGTCTGCGTTTCCTCCATCTACGGCTCAGGATCCCTCTGAGAGTTGA
- the METTL17 gene encoding ribosome assembly protein METTL17, mitochondrial isoform 1 precursor (isoform 1 precursor is encoded by transcript variant 1) — MAAALKCLLTLGRWCPGLGVAPQARALAALVPGVTQVDNKSGFLQKRPHRQHPGILKLPHVRLPQALANGAQLLLLGSAGPTMENQVQTLTSYLWSRHLPVEPEELQRRARHLEKKFLENPDLSQTEEKLRGAVLHALRKTTYHWQELSYTEGLSLVYMAARLDGGFAAVSRAFHEIRARNPAFQPQTLMDFGSGTGSVTWAAHSIWGQSLREYMCVDRSAAMLVLAEKLLKGGSESGEPYIPGVFFRQFLPVSPKVQFDVVVSAFSLSELPSKADRTEVVQTLWRKTGHFLVLVENGTKAGHSLLMDARDLVLKGKEKSPLDPRPGFVFAPCPHELPCPQLTNLACSFSQAYHPIPFSWNKKPKEEKFSMVILARGSPEEAHRWPRITQPVLKRPRHVHCHLCCPDGHMQHAVLTARRHGRYGGCDQNQWDVAGSCSPRQHLFPQGFVSLCPCQLLGRSFTCAYSVCVSSIYGSGSL, encoded by the exons ATGGCGGCGGCACTGAAGTGTCTACTGACATTAGGAAGATGGTGCCCCGGCCTTGGAGTGGCTCCCCAGGCCCGG GCGCTCGCCGCCTTAGTACCCGGAGTGACCCAGGTAGATAACAAGTCCGGTTTCCTGCAGAAGAGGCCTCATCGCCAGCACCCTGGCATCCTAAAGCTGCCGCACGTGCGGCTGCCACAGGCACTGGCTAACGGTGCCCAGTTATTGCTACTTG GGAGCGCTGGGCCCACTATGGAGAATCAGGTGCAAACACTGACCAGTTATCTCTGGAGCAGACATTTGCCTGTAGAGCCAGAGGAGTTGCAAAGACGGGCTAGGCATCTTGAGAAAAAATTCCTGGAAAACCCAG ACTTATCTCAGACAGAGGAGAAACTTCGTGGAGCAGTGCTACACGCACTACGTAAAACTACCTACCATTGGCAAGAACTGAG CTACACTGAGGGACTGAGCCTGGTGTATATGGCAGCAAGACTGGATGGTGGCTTTGCAGCAGTCTCCAGAGCATTCCATGAG ATCCGGGCTCGAAATCCAGCATTTCAGCCACAAACTTTGATGGACTTTGGCTCAGGTACTGGTTCTGTCACCTG GGCTGCTCACAGTATTTGGGGCCAGAGCCTacgtgaatatatgtgtgtggacAGATCAGCTGCCATGTTGGTTTTGGCAGAAAAACTACTGAAAG GTGGTTCAGAATCTGGGGAGCCTTATATTCCAGGTGTCTTTTTCAGACAGTTTCTACCTGTATCACCCAAG GTGCAGTTTGATGTAGTAGTGTCAGCTTTTTCCTTAAGTGAACTGCCCAGCAAGGCTGACCGCACTGAGGTAGTTCAAACCTTATGGCGTAAGACAGGTCATTTCCTG GTACTGGTGGAGAATGGAACAAAAGCTGGGCACAGCCTTCTCATGGATGCCAGGGATCTGGTCCTTAAG GGAAAAGAGAAGTCACCTTTGGACCCTCGACCTGGTTTTGTCTTTGCCCCG TGTCCCCATGAACTCCCTTGTCCCCAGTTGACCAACCTGGCCTGTAGCTTCTCACAGGCGTACCATCCCATCCCCTTCAGCTGG AACAAGAAACCAAAGGAAGAAAAGTTCTCTATGGTGATCCTTGCTCGGGGGTCTCCAGAGGAGGCTCATCGCTGGCCCCGTATCACTCAGCCTGTCCTTAAACGGCCTCGCCATGTGCATTGTCACTTGTGCTGTCCAGATGGGCACATGCAGCATGCTGTGCTCACAGCCCGCCGGCACGGCAGGTATGGGGGGTGTGACCAAAATCAGTGGGATGTGGCAGGAAGCTGCAGCCCACGCCAGCATCTGTTTCCACAGGGATTTGTATCGTTGTGCCCGTGTCAGCTCCTGGGGAGATCTTTTACCTGTGCTTACTCCGTCTGCGTTTCCTCCATCTACGGCTCAGGATCCCTCTGA
- the SLC39A2 gene encoding zinc transporter ZIP2 isoform b (isoform b is encoded by transcript variant 2), with amino-acid sequence MEQLLGIKLGCLFALLALTLGCGLTPICFKWFQIDAARGHHRLVLRLLGCISAGVFLGAGFMHMTAEALEEIESQIQKFMVQISK; translated from the exons ATGGAGCAACTACTAGGAATAAAACTTGGCTGCCTGTTTGCCCTGTTGGCTCTCACTCTGGGCTGTGGCCTTACTCCCATCTGCTTCAAATGGTTCCAGATTGATGCAGCCAGAG GTCATCACCGGCTAgtcctcagactcctgggctgtATTTCTGCTGGTGTTTTCCTGGGAGCAGGGTTCATGCATATGACTGCTGAAGCCCTGGAGGAAATTGAATCACAGATTCAGAAGTTCATGGTGCAG ATCAGC